GTTGAAATAATGACAAATATGTGTGTagagaataataataagagaaaataatagTATGTGATACAATGAGgagatataataaaaatataaattaataaatttaaaaataataaaattaaagataatttaataaattgaatataaaatttaaaaataaaatattttttgtttattagatttatacataaagataaagaatgctttgaatataaatttttatctttgcTTCAAATTAAATAccgttaaaaaataaataaataaacttatataatatttacagataattactttataaatatttattttgattttgttacaTAAAAGAataacataataattttttaatattatttaatttaaatttataatttttatgtattttaaaaattaaataacttataaaatttatatatatttaaatatttttaatttttaattttttaaatattttattaaatttataattttaaaaagtaaaaatataaaaattaatctattaAAAGCAATAGAAATAGTGTCTGTTTTGTGTCGCTAGTCTTCATTTAAAAAGACACAACCCCTTCTCAATTTTATGAGAGGACCATCACGCCTCTTTCTTCTACTTGTTGAGGAGACCGTCAAGGGACATTATCTACTTTCCTctccaaaattttattttcattcacTTTTACTTGATTCTAAAAGCAATGCTTTCTAATTCTTCTCTTCACTAGAGTCGACAATATTTGTGTACAATAAATTGCCcattaaatctttttattttctttcaatggGTGAAGTTGAAAGTTGAGTcgaaaaattttcttttatcatttttttttctcgtGTTGTCTTTTTAAATTACAATAACTAATAGTTACATAGTTATTAAAATCAGATCAGACTGGCTAGTTTAACTGAAAAATTGGTGAACGAAATCCTATACTAGACCGATGCGATACTTAAACCATGTAAAATAAAGAATCGATATGAACCGATCAAATCCAAAATGAACCGATCAAAATGGGTCAAACTTGGTGAAGATCGGTTCGATTGAACCacttgaaatttaaaattttctcaAAATGTTTGAGGTGGGGTTCAAATCCCTCTCCTCAATGAGAAAGATGCCATTCACAACCTCAAATCTTTTTACTTTCTCTTATCGGATGAAGTTGAAAGTTTTGACTTGAAAAACCTTCTTtcatcacttttttttttcaggtaCTGTCTTTTCAAATTACAGTAACTAATAGCTACATAGTTATTAAAACCAGATCAGACAGATCGGTTCAACCAGAAAATTAGTGAACCAAATCTTATACTAATTCGGTTCGATGCATGGACAGTATAAGGTAAAGAACCGAAACGAATCGGTCTAATTCAGAGTGAACTGGTGAAAATTAGTCAAACTCGGTGAAGACCGATACGACCGAACAACttggaatttaaatttttttttttaaatgagaaAATTTTCTCAAAATGCTTGAAGTGGGTTTCAAACTCCTCTCCTCAATGAGAGAGATGCCATTCACAACTACCAAAGTGTCATgctttttattaatatatatgcaaattataatatatagatatcttttatcaaatagtttatttctatttaatttattttaattttaattataaactcactcatttttaaattaattatatttttatttaacaataattataaactcacttattttttcttttcataattatataatatccattaatattatttttcaataaatacatgtaatatataatagtataatagatataaaataattaataaattattgaaacttgaaaataatagttattttaatataaaaataaaataaaaatatttataatcgagtaaaaataacaaaatactTATTGTAGATGTTCCATATTGTTTTAAAATAGTTAGATATTCttaaaatgttagtaaaaatatgtattttaaattttaattttaaatttttaactattttttatttacataggaTCAGATTAATCAGTTTAACCAATAATTTACCAATTGAGCCAGTAATTCAGTGACCCAGTAATTTGACCGATTGATGTTAAAACAATGTGGTTGATATTTATTACATTCCTATTTTCTTTAAAACTCTAGCCTTTACCGTCTTCCAACTTTATTCTAagtcatttttttattctagGTAAATTTAGGCCTAGTTTAAAAAAACAGTTTAATTAAGctgtttttgaaaaaatattaaataataaataactatattaaaagtagtttataaattaagttattttgtgtttgagtttttagttttaaaagtgattattttataaaaatgtaataaaaaatagtagtattatgagagaaatcatttttttaacttttctataaatttttaaataactttttagaaaactgcaatttgattttaaaaattatactagacattaatattattactttttaaaagccaaaaactaaaaaaaattacttttaaaacttTCCAAACGAACCGTTATTGTCATAAAAACCTACCTAGTTTGTCCTAAAGGTAACTCTTTCTCTAAGACACGTTCAAACGTCTCACATCAATTCTAGCTTCTTGACTATAATTCTTTCTAAACTTTCTTTTCAACCATCAACCTTCTCAATACAATCTAACTCCATAACCTCCTTATTCCCTCACAACCTTATGAGAAATTTCAAGAAATGACTAAAATCATGAGTCATAACTTGTGGTTTAGAATCATAACTTTCTAAGCCTAAACATATTCATTTCAACTTGACTACGTCCATTAACAACATCCCACGCAGCTTTAATTATGCATCAAATCTTATCAACTCCACTTCCCAAATACATTAGTTAGGATTCTTCAAGCGTTATTAGATAAAGATACATAAATGGTTATATAATTGATTTCTTTCCGGAAAGGTAGTTATATTGAAAAAAGGGCAAAAAGAATGGAGAAGGGGCTGGGGAAACAGGGCTTGTAATAACTACGCATGTGAATACCAAATGTTGCCATCAATGGCACAACACATATATATGGGTAGCatgcttttctttcttataCCAAGTTCCAAGTACATTCAAATATATGGTGTAGCATCTAGATATAATAGCACTCAAAAGTATTATTGGCCAACAGCATGCAATTGTTGAAATCACAACTTCAAGTGAGAAATTGAGCAAGTCCTAAGGCCCTTCTGAAAACCATTTTTTATGTAATCTTTCAAAGAGGTGTCTCTGTACAATGGTGGAGTCTCTTCAGATAAGAGCTGCTTGATTGGACCATAAACTTTTGGTGTGGCCTCTCCTGGTTCAACCCTTGGTCTAAACAATGACGCAACTGAAATTCTTGGACCTATAGTATTTGCTAAAACTCTATGCTGAACACTGATGAACTTGTCATTGGTCACaagctgaaaaaaaaaaaaaaaaaaaaaaagtaaagggGCAAAACTAATAATCACAATCTAGTTCTCATTCATCCATAGACATCATTCTGCACGTTCAAGCAAAAGAGTGAAAAGACTAAGTCTCATCATCATTTGGAGTTTATTCTTCACTATTTAtgtaagattttttttttaatcaaagaTAGGGAGACTCGAACCTGCAACCTCTTAGATGAGTACGGAGAGACTATACCATTTGAACTATAACTCATTGGCATTTATGTACGACTTGTTGACTATCATTCTGGCTCTCAAAATATTAATTCAGCGATAAAATGATCCTTTGAAAATTGATAATCATGATGCAATACCGAAAAGATTGATTTTGCATGACAAATCCGTCCAAGCTAAGAATCATTTTGTCTGGATATTTATATTTGAAGGACAACAATAGTAACTTACTCGagaaatttaagaaaatattacACTATTGAATAACTTTTTATTCGTGCACtgtaaaagaaaaaacaatTGAGAGATTAGAAATTTATATGTTATAAATCATTTTTAAAACAAGTTTATGTCAATCCAAAATCATTTATTATACTTTTTATATATACATGAAAATCAATGAAATATATTtgttcaaaatatatataaacaaatgaTTCTTCAATTATAATAGTTAAATCGATAAATATACATCTCATAAAAAGTTATGGGCGATGTAACTTTGGTTTAATTTATATTGGTGTTATTTTACCCTAACTCAAAAAATAGTATCAACCAAAGAATGCAATGCTAAAttacaagaaaaagaatgaCACATAAGACTATAAAACGTTGGAAGAAAAATGCCTTGTGTCACACTCTTTCTTAAATACCTATCATTAATGTCCATTTAGTTTTATGCATGAAGAAGCTACCTGTAGGAGATCTCCAATGTTGACTACAAGAGCACCATGGAGCGGCAGCACATCGATCCATTGGTCGTGATGAAGAACTTGGAGGCCGCCAATCTGATCCTGTAAAAGAATTGTCATGAAGTCGCGATCGGTGTGCTTGCAACTGCCTATGGTTAACTCAGGCTGAGGGCATGCAGGGTAGCAGTGACATATAAGGAGAAGCCCTTCAGCACAACCAATATCTTTGAGATGAGACTTGTTAAGGCCAAGAGCCTCTGATAGTAACTCGAACAAAGTTAAACCAAGTTTCATTACTTTCTCTGAATATTCCATCACAATATCCCTGTATCCATGAGCAAATTGTAGGGAATTTAAGTCTTATTGATCATATGGTAAGAGAATTTTATTTGTTCTCTCATTGTCACAGTCTCCGTCAATTTTGTTGTTACATACTTGAATTCATGTatcttgataaaaaaaaaaaagaatgtaATAAGATAAGTTTGGCATTAACTATGTGTTTAATTAGTCATCTATTCCTATTGAAATTAAGTTCAAGTATACGTTTAGATACCATTAAGTTATaaggaaaaagtaaaattttattatatttggcaaaaaaaatttagataaagctaaaaatgctagaaaaataaaaatattttaaaagatatttaacataataaataaataaaaaataaatttatattattttatctaaacatatataaatttaaaaaatataattttatatgagatatttaaattttaaattatttttacattttcaaaagatttcttAAACGAAATCATTTAAAAGgtaattaaacaaataaaagctCAGGCAGAGATAatgttaaaacttaaaagtagTAGTGATATCCGTATCACAATTTACAAAGAAACTGATATAGAATAAGGAAAAATATATGGAACCAAAAAATTATCAGCAATCAAAGTAATTTGAGGAATAATTTTTCTCTTCATATTTTATATCAATAGATTAAATATgagttaatagtcaaaatcATTTTTGAAAGATATTCTGATCTCCATTTTGATCTtcgaaagataaaattaatcgAATTTGTCCCTGAAAGATACACGACTTGGTCATGTTAGTCATTCCGTCAGTTGGATGATGACGTGGTGGGTTAATGCCACGTGTCAGatcagtgacacgtggcatcACTTAACATGTAAAAGagttatttataatcaaaatagtccTTGAAAGTTCAGACGTAAAACATTTTCatccctaaaattttaaaaattaatcgaATTAGtctttataaattatttttttttattttttcttgataatattaaatttgaaatattttttgatattactaattttaatagaaatgtaattgacaaacaaaaaattagtaattgtatcttttcttaaatttttttctataaaattatttctctcctttaattcttctcaaaatctctcttattcttttctattctaaaacCTCTTTTTACATTATTACATTTTgctggaatatatatatatatatatatatatatatatatatatatatatatatatatatatacactcaAAATTGAAATGTATGTATTTGTTAACCTAAATAAAGTTATAtgcttaaaataaaaatttatgtatgttaacctaaataaaattataccactattttttttactacatctttttttttttccattatgTTATTCCTTACATATAGGATGTAATGGTAGTgatattaaaagaaaagttatataatctatctcaaacatataaaacgtacaaaaatttattatgatctTTGCATGTAGTACACTTAAGAAGCAATTCGTTTAGCatataataatgatgatgatgataattaagcaacaaatttttaatattttgtaaagTTTGAAATTGATGCAAAATTTGTGGATCTTCTTGAATTTGGACTTTTATTATCACTACCATTACATCCtataactttgtttaggttaacatacataaattttgattttgagcatataattttgtttaggttaacaaatacatacattttaattttaagtata
The Arachis stenosperma cultivar V10309 chromosome 7, arast.V10309.gnm1.PFL2, whole genome shotgun sequence genome window above contains:
- the LOC130940948 gene encoding 1-aminocyclopropane-1-carboxylate oxidase homolog 1-like isoform X2; translated protein: MVEGEVEGRVKMINNSDDRMSELKAFDDTKSGVKGLVDGGVTKIPALFQHPLDKFPNASKTEHTMIPVIDLEGVAKDPITRQQVVSRIKEASETWGFFQVLNHGIPESVLEEMKEGIRRFFEQDIEVKKQVYTRDDMKPFVYNSNFDLYSSPALNWRDSFSCQLAPEPPKPQDLPEVCRDIVMEYSEKVMKLGLTLFELLSEALGLNKSHLKDIGCAEGLLLICHCYPACPQPELTIGSCKHTDRDFMTILLQDQIGGLQVLHHDQWIDVLPLHGALVVNIGDLLQLVTNDKFISVQHRVLANTIGPRISVASLFRPRVEPGEATPKVYGPIKQLLSEETPPLYRDTSLKDYIKNGFQKGLRTCSISHLKL